A genomic region of Salinibacterium sp. NK8237 contains the following coding sequences:
- a CDS encoding YraN family protein, with the protein MAAKDELGAHGETLAADHLISAGLEILDRNWRCSQGELDIVARERHELVFVEVKTRSSVLFGHPFESITATKLARLRRLAAAWCDDHPGSGSTVRIDAVAVIVPSRGVVEIEHLKRIS; encoded by the coding sequence ATGGCAGCAAAAGACGAACTAGGCGCGCACGGCGAGACCCTCGCGGCCGACCACCTCATCAGTGCAGGGCTCGAGATCCTCGATCGCAATTGGCGGTGCTCGCAGGGCGAACTCGACATTGTGGCGCGAGAGCGCCACGAGCTCGTGTTCGTCGAGGTCAAGACTCGTTCGAGTGTGTTGTTCGGGCATCCGTTTGAGTCCATCACTGCCACGAAACTTGCACGTTTGCGACGACTCGCTGCGGCCTGGTGTGACGATCATCCGGGCTCAGGTTCGACGGTGCGCATCGATGCCGTTGCGGTGATTGTGCCCTCGCGCGGAGTCGTGGAGATCGAACACTTGAAGCGCATCTCGTGA
- a CDS encoding GNAT family N-acetyltransferase produces MMTPHSGYRAGMTSDSERNVWLERWQVEDLPVLERSNTPEMTVFVGGPESDQQIVTRHAKFLHLWETGDARMFRIRSSSVAEPVGSVGYWKKRWRDRDVYETGWSVHSAHQGHGIASTALSECLQHAADHGERDQVFAFPRTDNAASNALCARTGFTLVGEADFEYPKGHPIRVNEWMFDLTARRANSLPAQP; encoded by the coding sequence ATGATGACACCGCACTCGGGGTATCGTGCCGGTATGACGAGCGATTCGGAGCGCAACGTATGGCTTGAGCGGTGGCAGGTCGAGGACCTTCCCGTGCTCGAACGCAGCAACACTCCCGAGATGACCGTCTTTGTCGGCGGGCCCGAAAGCGATCAACAGATCGTCACCCGACATGCCAAGTTTTTGCATCTGTGGGAGACGGGCGACGCGCGCATGTTCCGCATCCGGTCATCATCGGTGGCAGAGCCGGTGGGTTCCGTGGGGTACTGGAAGAAGCGGTGGCGCGACCGCGATGTCTACGAAACCGGGTGGAGCGTGCACTCCGCCCATCAGGGCCACGGCATAGCCTCCACCGCCCTCTCCGAATGCCTGCAGCACGCGGCAGACCATGGCGAACGCGATCAGGTTTTTGCGTTTCCTCGCACCGACAACGCGGCATCCAATGCTCTGTGTGCCCGCACTGGTTTCACGCTCGTGGGCGAAGCTGACTTTGAGTATCCGAAGGGGCATCCCATTCGAGTTAATGAGTGGATGTTCGACCTCACAGCCCGGCGAGCAAACTCGCTGCCAGCACAACCATGA
- a CDS encoding LysE/ArgO family amino acid transporter, with translation MPLIATIVLAGFGFGLSLIIAIGAQNAFVLRQGLRREHVTAVVLVCTLSDIVLIIAGVAGLGALIEQAGWLLIVARVGGALFLLVYAFLSLRRAARPQALTATASGAGMTLAAALSTALALTWLNPHVYIDTVLLLGSIGGTYGDNRWWFALGACLGSVVWFAAIGYGSRYLRPLFAKPMAWRVLDILIAVVMVVLAASLLAGL, from the coding sequence ATGCCCCTGATTGCCACCATCGTGCTTGCCGGATTCGGCTTCGGGCTCTCGCTGATCATCGCCATTGGTGCGCAGAACGCCTTCGTTCTGCGGCAAGGATTGCGCCGCGAACACGTCACCGCAGTGGTACTGGTGTGCACGCTTTCTGACATTGTGCTGATCATCGCCGGTGTCGCGGGACTCGGCGCCCTCATCGAGCAAGCGGGGTGGCTCCTAATTGTCGCCCGCGTCGGCGGCGCACTCTTCCTCCTCGTCTACGCGTTTCTGTCGCTGCGTAGGGCGGCCCGACCGCAAGCACTCACCGCAACAGCATCCGGGGCGGGGATGACGCTCGCCGCCGCCCTCTCCACAGCGCTCGCGCTCACCTGGCTCAACCCGCACGTGTATATCGATACCGTGCTGCTGCTCGGCTCCATCGGCGGCACCTATGGTGACAACCGGTGGTGGTTTGCCCTCGGAGCGTGTCTCGGCAGCGTCGTATGGTTTGCGGCGATTGGATATGGCAGCCGGTACTTGCGGCCACTGTTCGCGAAGCCAATGGCGTGGCGGGTGCTCGACATCCTGATTGCCGTTGTCATGGTTGTGCTGGCAGCGAGTTTGCTCGCCGGGCTGTGA